In Aquimarina spinulae, a single window of DNA contains:
- a CDS encoding TetR/AcrR family transcriptional regulator, which yields MKDKIIEKANDMFLNLGFKSVTMDDLATEMGISKKTIYTHFQNKTALVKATTDHLFCTISNGIDTIVDQKNGPIEELYAIKAFVMHHLKNEKTAPQYQLQKYYPKIYKTLKAKQFEVMQECVIENLDRGIKKEVFRKNIDIQFISRIYFNGMIGIKDQEMFPMQKFPITQLMADYLEYHVRGIATEKGLKILNNLLIKE from the coding sequence ATGAAAGACAAAATAATAGAAAAAGCTAATGATATGTTTTTGAACCTGGGTTTTAAGAGTGTCACAATGGATGATCTTGCTACAGAGATGGGAATTTCTAAAAAGACAATTTACACACATTTTCAAAATAAAACAGCACTGGTAAAGGCAACTACAGATCATCTTTTTTGTACTATTTCTAATGGAATAGACACTATTGTAGATCAAAAAAATGGGCCTATCGAAGAATTGTATGCAATTAAAGCTTTTGTGATGCATCATCTGAAAAATGAAAAGACCGCACCACAATATCAACTTCAAAAATACTATCCGAAGATATACAAAACTCTTAAAGCAAAACAATTTGAGGTTATGCAAGAGTGTGTTATTGAAAACCTGGATAGAGGAATAAAAAAGGAGGTTTTTAGAAAAAATATAGACATCCAATTTATTTCAAGAATATATTTTAATGGAATGATCGGAATAAAGGATCAGGAAATGTTTCCGATGCAAAAATTTCCTATAACTCAGCTTATGGCAGATTATCTGGAATATCATGTTAGGGGCATTGCAACAGAAAAAGGATTAAAAATTTTAAACAATCTACTAATAAAAGAGTAA